The genomic segment GGGTCCCCGGTGATCGGACACCCCCACTTTGGGCTAGGGTCATCCGGCTACTCCGAAAGCCCGGTCCGATGCGCATGGCCGCCGTGCTGACCTGCCGGGATCATCCCGCGCACGGGGGTCGCCGACCGCCGTCCGGGCATGCCGCGGCGCCGGCCGTCGACGGAGGGAAGCCGGACGGCCGGCGCGAGCCCTTGACTCTTACGACTCGGCGGCCGAGAACCTCCCCGTGCCGCCGCCCACCGCGGCGGCAGGACCGTGGTCTCCCCCGGTGTTCTCGACGTACTCGACGAGCAGGCGCTCGATGTCGCGGAGGAACGCGTGGACCTCGGAGGGGGTGAGCGCCCGGTGGTCGGCGTTGAGCACGACGCGGAGCCAGCCGGGGATCTCGTCGTCGATGACGATGAAGAAGGTCTCGCCCTCCTCGAACTCGTCGGGGGCGACGACGGTGTCGGCCATGGCGGCCCGCAGGCTCTCGCCGGACACCGCCTCGTCGTCCTCGGCCGCGTCGGGCAGGGCCTGTTCCTCCCGGATGTCGTTGAAGCAGTACGAGAGGTCCACGGGTACGCCGGGTCCGCGGGCGGAGGCGATCAGACGCGCGACGTCGTCGGGGTCGTACAGGCCGTTCGCGTAGGCGGCGGTGCACGCGGCGAGAGCGCGGCGCGCGATGTCCTCGGCGCGGTCGCCGTCCAGGGCGATCGTCACCGGCACCTCCGTGTGCAGGTTGGCGACGGTGCCGCGCACGTCCGGGTCCGACCGGTTGGCGGTGAGCAGGCGCAGGGTGCACGACGGCTGACCGGCCCGTCGTCCGAGGAGCCGGGCGACGACGGTCAGGAGAACGACCGACGTGCTCACCCGCCAGCGCCGGGCCAGGACCGGCACCGCGAGGGCCGCGGCACGGGAGCTCATGCCGGCGCTGTAACGGACCGGGCCCGCGGGCCCGCCCCGGTCCGGGAACAGGGTCGTGGGCGCGGCGTCGAGCTGGCGGCACCAGTAGGCGCGCGCCCGAGCCTGCAGGGCCCGGCCGCGCGGGGACTGCTCCAGCTGGGCCTGCTCGACGGGCTGGCGTGCCGGTACGGCGGGCGGCAGGGGCCGGTCGGCCGC from the Streptomyces venezuelae genome contains:
- a CDS encoding condensation domain-containing protein; the encoded protein is MAAFVRHRIPFAGRRSVTAPATCAQRHIWNLMQEQLPDAAFYDVCYWVALPGRGTAQDLLDVCAELVARHESLHTGFHRDADGTLVQQVVDAAEFEAEVWTLGPHDDPDAVREAWERRMRHTPFDPARAPLIRFMVTVVDGACVLAAFCVSHLAVDLTSVRLLADEMTRLFDARAADRPLPPAVPARQPVEQAQLEQSPRGRALQARARAYWCRQLDAAPTTLFPDRGGPAGPVRYSAGMSSRAAALAVPVLARRWRVSTSVVLLTVVARLLGRRAGQPSCTLRLLTANRSDPDVRGTVANLHTEVPVTIALDGDRAEDIARRALAACTAAYANGLYDPDDVARLIASARGPGVPVDLSYCFNDIREEQALPDAAEDDEAVSGESLRAAMADTVVAPDEFEEGETFFIVIDDEIPGWLRVVLNADHRALTPSEVHAFLRDIERLLVEYVENTGGDHGPAAAVGGGTGRFSAAES